The genomic interval TGTACGGCGGCGGGTACGACGCCTACCTCGAGGAGCGCGCGACGCTGCGTCGGCACGCGCGCGAGGCGTACGACGAGTTCGCCGACAAGAAGGCCGACCTCGTGTCGCGCGCCCGCACCCAGCGCGAATGGTCGAGCCAGGGCGTGCGCAACGCGATGAAGAAGTCGCCAGACAACGACAAGATCCGCCGCAAGGCGTCCACCGAGTCGAGCGAGAAGCAGGCGCAGAAGGTGCGTCAGATGGAGAGCCGCATCGCCCGCCTCGAGGAGGTGGAGGAGCCGCGCAAGGAGTGGCAGCTGGAGTTCACGATCGGGCAGGCGCCGCGCTCCAGCTCCGTCGTCTCGACGCTCAGCTCTGCCGTCTTCCGGCAGGGATCATTCACCCTCGGCCCTGTGTCGCTGCAGGTGAACGCGGGGGAGCGCATCGGCATCACGGGGCCCAACGGCGCCGGCAAGTCGACGCTGCTGCGTGGCCTCCTCGGGCACCAGGTTCCGGATGAGGGCAGTGCGAGCCTCGGGGCGAGCGTGCAGATCGGCGAGATCGATCAGGCGCGCTCCCTGCTGGCGGGTGCTGAGCCGCTCGCGACGGCGTTCGAGGCCCTCGTGCCGGAGTACAGTTCGGGCGAGGTGCGCACCCTGCTCGCGAAGTTCGGGCTCCGAGCCGACCACGTGAACCGCCCGACGAACGAGCTGTCGCCGGGGGAGCGCACGCGTGCAGGCCTCGCGCTGCTGCAGGCGCGCGGGGTCAACCTGCTCGTGCTCGACGAGCCCACGAACCATCTCGACCTTCCCGCGATCGAGCAGCTGGAGCAGGCGCTCGAGTCCTACACAGGCACGCTGCTGCTCGTGACCCACGACCGACGGATGCTCGCCGCGGTGAGCACCGATCGCCGCTGGCAGGTCGAGGCGGGGGTCGTCACCGAGCTCTAGGGCGTCGGCTCAGCGACCCTGACGCTTCTTGTAGGGCTTCGGCTGCCCCTTGACGCTCGGGGCGCGCCCGACACCCTTCGAGGCCTTCGCCTTGCCGCCCGCGGGGGTCGATGTGCTCTCGGGCTCGGGGCCCGCGGCGGCGATCATCGCCCGCGCCTCGGCGAGGAGCGCCCGCCCGGCGGGGGTGAGCTGCGAGTTCTGGCCGCGCGTGATGAGCTGCTGCCCGGCCTCCGCTTCCAGCTTCTCGATCGCGGTGTAGAGCGAAGCGAGCGGGATCCCGAGCGCCTCGGCGGCGCGCGGGAAGTGCAGCTCGTCGGCGACGGCGACGAACCGGCGCAGGTGCGCGATCTTCACGGGGCCCTCTCTGCGGCCGCGGGTGCGGCACCACTCCAGGCTACGCGGAGGATCGCACGCAGCTCGACCCGTGCGCTGTGTTCGCATTCCGGAAGGGGCTGCGGGGCGACCTCGCGCGACTCGCCGGCATCCTCCCCTCGCCCACTGAGCCCACAGCTTCCGGCGTACCCTGGCGCTGACGCGCCCGCTCGTGTCGAAGGAGACTCGAATGACCCAGCCCTCACCGGATCCGCTCGCACCGGCCCAGCTCGGGCCCGTCACGCTGCGCAACCGCGTCATCAAGGCCGCAACCTGGGAGGGTGTGGCGCCCGGCGGCCTCGTGTCGGATGAGCTCATCGAGTTCCACCTCGCCCCGTCACGCGGCGGCGTCGGCATGACGACGGTCGCCTATCTCGCGGTCGCGCCCGAGGGGCGAACCGAGCGCAACCAGATCTACTGGCGCGACGAGGCGCTGCCGGGGCTCGCACGCCTCACGGAAGCCGTGCACGCCACGGGCGCGAAGGCCTCCGCGCAGATCGGGCACGCGGGGCCCGTCTCAGATGCGAGCTCCACCGGCCTGTTCTCGCTCGCGCCGTCGCGCCGCTTCAACCCCCTGGGGATGCGGTTCGACCGCGCGGCCACGCACGATGACATCCGCCGCATCACCCGGCAGCACGCGGATGCGGCGAAGATGGCGCGCGACGTGGGTTTCGACTGCATCGAGATCCACCTGGGGCACAACTACTTCGCGAGCTCGTTCCTCTCGCCCGGCATCAACAAGCGCCGCGACGAGTTCGGCGGCTCGCTCGCGAATCGGGCGAAGGTCGCCCGCGGCGTCGCCGAAGCCGTGCGCGAGGCTGTCGACGGCGAGCTCGCGGTGATCGCGAAGCTCAACATGGAAGACGGCGTGCGCCACGGCATCCAGGTCGACGAATCCATCCAGACGGCGAAGTGGCTCGAAGAGGACGGCCACCTCGACGCCCTCGAGCTCACGGCCGGATCGAGCCTCGTGAACCCCATGTACCTGTTCAGGGGCGGCTCACCGGTGCGCGAGTTCGCACGCGCCCAGCACAACCCGCTGCTGCGTCTCGGCATCGGCGTGTTCGGCGCCGCCTTCCTGCACACGTACCCGTACATCCCGCTCTACCTCCTCGAGACGGCGAAGCGCTTCCGCGCCGAGCTCTCGATGCCGATCATCCTGCTCGGCGGGGTCACCGACCGCGACGGCATGGACACTGCGATGGCGGAGGGCTTCGAGTTCGTCGCGATGGCGCGGGCACTGCTGCGTGAACCTGACCTCATCGACCGCATCCGCGCAGATGCGTCGACACGGTCGCTGTGCGACCACTGCAACCGCTGCATGCCCACGATCTACACGGGCACCCGCTGCACCGAGATCCCCCTGGGGATCCCGTCGGTCCCGGCCTGAGCTGAGCCTCAGTCCTCGTCGCGCTCGAGCGCGCGCACGTGGTCGAGCCAGCGCGCGACGACGTCGAGCTCGTCGGATGTGAAGCCGCGCCCGAGGCGCGGGTTCAGCTCATCCATGACGGTGAGGGCGTGTGCACGAGCTGCTTCGCCTGTCTCGGTGAGGGTCACGCGGATGGCGCGCGCGTCGTCCGGGTCAGGCTCGCGACGGAGGAGGCCGGCCGCTTCCATGCGGGTGAGCAGACCCGTGGTGCCCGCGGGGGAGGCGCCGATGACGCTCGCGATCTCCTTGGCGGATGCGCTGCCGGTGCGGGCGACGGCGAACAGCACTCCCGCCCCGGCGGCTCCCACCCCGAATCCGCCCGAGCGCGCGTCGATCATGCGTCGCAGGGCGCGTTCGGCGGCGATCACGCTGAACATGAGGCGCGGATTCCGTGAGCGTGTCATCTGCTCAGCTCGTTCTCGTGAGCCACTCGACCAGCTCGGGCCAGAATCGAGCTCCCGCGCCTCGGCGGAAGAGGCCGTGGTGGCCGACGCGCTCCTGATCGAGATCGGCGGGGCTGTATTGGCGTCGTTCGACGGGGCCGCCTGCCGCGGCTACCAGGGCATCGATGGCGGCGGGTGCCGACCAGGGGTCGTCGTCGACGCCGACCGCCAGGATCGGAACCGTCGTCGCCTCCGCGCGGTCGCGGGCATCGAAGCTCGGATCGTCGATCACGCCGAGGATCGCGGCGACGCGCACCAGCTCGCTGCGCGACGGGATCGCGGTGGTCGCCGCGAGGTGACTGGCGACGCTCGCGAATCGCGTCACGTGCTCACCACCCGCGCCGAGGAGCAGGGCGTGGCCGCCGAGGCTATGGCCGACGGCCACCTGCGGGATGCTCGCGAAGCGCTGGGTGGCGAAGGCGGTGGCGGCGGGCGCGTCCTCTAGCAGCCAGTCGCGCATCCGCAGGTGGGGATGGGCGCGCGCGGTCGCGCCCACTCCGCGGTAGTTGTAGGTGACGGTGGCGACGCCGTGCTCTGCCGCGAAGCATGCGAAGAATATAGCGACGTCCTCCTCCGCGGACCCGATTGGCTGAGGCGTCACCATTTCTCGTATCGTCGAAGGCATGACCACCGCCCCCTGCCGTCTGCTTCTGCCTGCCGCCCTTCTGCTCGCGCTCGCCGGATG from Salinibacterium sp. ZJ70 carries:
- a CDS encoding ABC-F family ATP-binding cassette domain-containing protein, yielding MTATLVAHDLAGGYGHRTLFDGLDLTVAPGDVVGVVGANGAGKSTLLRILAGVDEPQQGTVSLAPADAFVGFLPQEHERLAGETVAQYIARRTGCAAATAEMDAAALALGDPSLAPAGVDPSDAYSTALERWLASGAADLDERIPAVLADLGLDLGDDPEVTLMTSLSGGQAARVGLAALLLSRFDIALLDEPTNDLDLDGLERLENFVRGLRGGVVLVSHDREFLARCVTRVLELDLTQNANRLYGGGYDAYLEERATLRRHAREAYDEFADKKADLVSRARTQREWSSQGVRNAMKKSPDNDKIRRKASTESSEKQAQKVRQMESRIARLEEVEEPRKEWQLEFTIGQAPRSSSVVSTLSSAVFRQGSFTLGPVSLQVNAGERIGITGPNGAGKSTLLRGLLGHQVPDEGSASLGASVQIGEIDQARSLLAGAEPLATAFEALVPEYSSGEVRTLLAKFGLRADHVNRPTNELSPGERTRAGLALLQARGVNLLVLDEPTNHLDLPAIEQLEQALESYTGTLLLVTHDRRMLAAVSTDRRWQVEAGVVTEL
- a CDS encoding LysR family transcriptional regulator encodes the protein MKIAHLRRFVAVADELHFPRAAEALGIPLASLYTAIEKLEAEAGQQLITRGQNSQLTPAGRALLAEARAMIAAAGPEPESTSTPAGGKAKASKGVGRAPSVKGQPKPYKKRQGR
- a CDS encoding NADH:flavin oxidoreductase; the protein is MTQPSPDPLAPAQLGPVTLRNRVIKAATWEGVAPGGLVSDELIEFHLAPSRGGVGMTTVAYLAVAPEGRTERNQIYWRDEALPGLARLTEAVHATGAKASAQIGHAGPVSDASSTGLFSLAPSRRFNPLGMRFDRAATHDDIRRITRQHADAAKMARDVGFDCIEIHLGHNYFASSFLSPGINKRRDEFGGSLANRAKVARGVAEAVREAVDGELAVIAKLNMEDGVRHGIQVDESIQTAKWLEEDGHLDALELTAGSSLVNPMYLFRGGSPVREFARAQHNPLLRLGIGVFGAAFLHTYPYIPLYLLETAKRFRAELSMPIILLGGVTDRDGMDTAMAEGFEFVAMARALLREPDLIDRIRADASTRSLCDHCNRCMPTIYTGTRCTEIPLGIPSVPA
- a CDS encoding MarR family winged helix-turn-helix transcriptional regulator translates to MTRSRNPRLMFSVIAAERALRRMIDARSGGFGVGAAGAGVLFAVARTGSASAKEIASVIGASPAGTTGLLTRMEAAGLLRREPDPDDARAIRVTLTETGEAARAHALTVMDELNPRLGRGFTSDELDVVARWLDHVRALERDED
- a CDS encoding alpha/beta hydrolase — encoded protein: MTPQPIGSAEEDVAIFFACFAAEHGVATVTYNYRGVGATARAHPHLRMRDWLLEDAPAATAFATQRFASIPQVAVGHSLGGHALLLGAGGEHVTRFASVASHLAATTAIPSRSELVRVAAILGVIDDPSFDARDRAEATTVPILAVGVDDDPWSAPAAIDALVAAAGGPVERRQYSPADLDQERVGHHGLFRRGAGARFWPELVEWLTRTS